The nucleotide sequence GCGATGGTTTTCGGCTGTAGTGCGACAAAAGCTTGTCCATTTTCTTTTCTTCATCAACAAACTTATTTTCACCATTTGGAATAGTAGAACTTGTTTTTTCGACGCCATTGTCCCCGCGAGACGAACCTACAGCTTGCTTTAACGGCTTTCGAATCCGCATTGATCTTGGTATCTGTTTACTAATATCATCATTAACAGCTGTCTTTTTGCTTAAATCTGGTTTAGTATAAGGAGGACCCATTGACCTTAACCCATTTGTGTCTGTTGACTTTTTGGTTGACTCGGTTATGATGTAGGGCGGAGCCATTGACTTATATTCATTAAACTTTCTTCCTTGTGGTATATCCTCAGAAGCACTATCGTCTGCGCTAGTTGCACTGTCGCTGCTAGAGCTACCGTTGCTTGACCAACAAGGCGATAACCGACCATGATCATGTTTTTCTTCCTTTTTGGTTTCGGTTTCGGTTTCTGCCCTTGATTTGTATGGCAGATTCTTTCCAATAGTCGGCTTCTTGTGTTTTTCTTCCGCTGTTTCTTTTTTCATGTTTGTTTCCAGATCAGTTTGACGTCGGGTTTTAACTGATTCGTTTACAAATGGAGGCGGTTTGTACAGTTTCTGTTCCAAAACCTTTGAATCCCAATTTAAATCGTATTCCAACGCAATCTCTTGCATCATTTGCAGCTTTGTATGCTTCGCGGGAGGGGCTGCCTTCAAGTTCGTGACAAACTATAATAAAATCGCATCCCTTTTAGTATTACTCGATTAAATACCacacgaaacaaatcaaatttaaaaagttttaaaacatttttttaccaGGCATGTGTAAGAACTAAGAAGTACCTGTTGGTTGACATACGGTTCAAGATGATTCGCATATCGCTCAGCGAATAACGTTCTTAATTCGCGCAATTCTGGCAAATCCGAAAATATTGCAGCAGCAAACATCAAAGTTGAGATTGCTTCTTTGCATTGCTCAGGGCATTCCCTACATGTGACAGAAAAATAGAATTTAAATCCAAATTTCACAAGAACATATGATTTAacaatagagttaattactgttttcgtccttctggtttgtcaaaaatcactatttcagtccattagtttaaaaattgcgatttcagtccctgtggtttcactttcgtaaccatttcaatccatttattctgtaagtacagggactgtAATGGTTACGagatggactgaaatggttacgaaagtgaaaccacagggactgaaatcgcaatttttaaactaatggactgaaatagtgatttttgacaaaccagaaggacgaaaacagtaattaactcttaacaatatttacaaatatatttatACCTTTGTTTATTCATAGCTGAGAGCTCGCTTAAAACGAGCAAGCAACATTGTTCGACATATTCGTAACACCATGATAGATTCTGGTCTGCATATAACTGTTCAACCTGTTTTCATCAAATGATCAATCTTGAAATAATTAAAATCAAAGAATCTTTAAAGAAATTCAATCTTGTTTATACATAACATCAATGATCAATCAATCTAATAGCCTAATGAAGATTAGTCATTAATTGAACTTCCTAGGGGTATGCATGGGTCGGTTATGGCCAAAAACCATAAGCAAAACCACGATGTCGGTTAATGAATAATCATAACCATAActgatcggttatggtggttttGGTTAATCGGTTTTGAAGGTTATAAGTCGGTTATGGGCGGTTAACCATGAATTTACGTCTAGCTAAAAATAACTCAAATTTTTTTTACCACggaataaattgttattataCCTttgtatatattattatattacatataaaaagtatatatataatctataatattaagaCTGATTATTTATGAATATTCAAACACAACGATATGATATAAACAACAAATTCAAACAAAATTTCAACCAAAACGATATGATATAATTCATAAATTCCAAAAAACGTCTAATCAAAAAACAATTAACCGACCCATCGGCTTTTAAGTTGGTTCAGTTTTattggttaattcggttatgagtcggttaattcggttttttctCGCCCTTCCGGCTAATCAAACCTGCAATTTTCATGGTACCAAAGACACATTCATCATCAAT is from Helianthus annuus cultivar XRQ/B chromosome 9, HanXRQr2.0-SUNRISE, whole genome shotgun sequence and encodes:
- the LOC110880110 gene encoding uncharacterized protein LOC110880110 isoform X1; this encodes MFDGFLKSKFYSRCKSEIKLTMKRIEMIRRKRNAMQKFLRNDVADLIKTGLDSNAFNRVEQLYADQNLSWCYEYVEQCCLLVLSELSAMNKQRECPEQCKEAISTLMFAAAIFSDLPELRELRTLFAERYANHLEPYVNQQFVTNLKAAPPAKHTKLQMMQEIALEYDLNWDSKVLEQKLYKPPPFVNESVKTRRQTDLETNMKKETAEEKHKKPTIGKNLPYKSRAETETETKKEEKHDHGRLSPCWSSNGSSSSDSATSADDSASEDIPQGRKFNEYKSMAPPYIITESTKKSTDTNGLRSMGPPYTKPDLSKKTAVNDDISKQIPRSMRIRKPLKQAVGSSRGDNGVEKTSSTIPNGENKFVDEEKKMDKLLSHYSRKPSHVPAPKRSGSLPSEPVAAAGVVDERKGLSRAVTYQPDSRSHVHPKLPDYDDFVARLAAFRASS
- the LOC110880110 gene encoding uncharacterized protein LOC110880110 isoform X2 codes for the protein MFDGFLKSKFYSRCKSEIKLTMKRIEMIRRKRNAMQKFLRNDVADLIKTGLDSNAFNRVEQLYADQNLSWCYEYVEQCCLLVLSELSAMNKQRECPEQCKEAISTLMFAAAIFSDLPELRELRTLFAERYANHLEPYVNQQFVTNLKAAPPAKHTKLQMMQEIALEYDLNWDSKVLEQKLYKPPPFVNESVKTEKHKKPTIGKNLPYKSRAETETETKKEEKHDHGRLSPCWSSNGSSSSDSATSADDSASEDIPQGRKFNEYKSMAPPYIITESTKKSTDTNGLRSMGPPYTKPDLSKKTAVNDDISKQIPRSMRIRKPLKQAVGSSRGDNGVEKTSSTIPNGENKFVDEEKKMDKLLSHYSRKPSHVPAPKRSGSLPSEPVAAAGVVDERKGLSRAVTYQPDSRSHVHPKLPDYDDFVARLAAFRASS